Proteins co-encoded in one Apteryx mantelli isolate bAptMan1 chromosome 4, bAptMan1.hap1, whole genome shotgun sequence genomic window:
- the VPS37C gene encoding vacuolar protein sorting-associated protein 37C yields the protein MDTLKNRTVEELQELQDNAEEIEHLALESREVQELQLEREMALAANRSLAEQNLTFQSPLETGRTDLSNKYEELQKLAERCKEQKAKLEKFSAALHPQTLLDLLQVESQKIEEESENMAEKFLEGEVPLETFLEQFSVMRKLSHLRRVRVEKLQEILKKSEVSQEPSRDSQQHLPPHVPGPAEQQKPQSFPSGAPSFPLPYSPAPGMPVGPTAHGALPPAPFSGAPVTVGHVASSQPSTQPTFPYKPPPGPGYPPAQAGDLTPGYPRPPTGGSSSAAGYSWSPSRGPPPAPSFPGSQPPSTPPPRPGYPPYFPPGAGRPQCPYPTQSPLPSFPIPLQPAYPSGPSPPFAYPPLPNPQRPAWPGY from the exons ATGGATACGCTGAAGAACCGGACAGTGGAGGAGCTCCAGGAACTGCAAGACAATGCGGAGGAGATTGAGCACCTGGCTTTGGAGTCTAGGGAG GTTCAGGAGCTGCAGCTGGAAAGGGAGATGGCTCTTGCCGCTAATCGGAGCTTGGCCGAGCAGAACCTGACGTTCCAGTCGCCACTGGAAACCGGGCGTACTGACCTCTCCAACAAATATGAGGAGCTGCAGAAGCTAGCTGAGCGCTGTAAAGAGCAAAAGGCAAAACTGG AGAAATTTTCAGCAGCGTTGCATCCTCAGACCTTGCTGGATCTTCTGCAGGTGGAAAGTCAGAAAATCGAAGAAGAGTCTGAG AATATGGCTGAGAAGTTCCTGGAGGGTGAGGTACCCCTGGAGACATTTCTCGAGCAGTTTTCCGTTATGAGGAAGTTGTCCCACTTGCGCCGGGTTAGAGTTGAAAAGCTTCAGGAGATACTGAAGAAGTCAGAAGTGTCGCAGGAGCCCAGCAGAGACTCTCAGCAGCATCTACCTCCTCACGTACctgggcctgcagagcagcagaagccACAGTCCTTCCCGTCTGGGGCACCTTCCTTCCCTTTGCCCTACAGTCCAGCTCCAGGCATGCCAGTCGGCCCCACAGCCCACGGAGCTCTCCCTCCTGCTCCTTTCTCTGGAGCCCCCGTCACTGTGGGACACGTTGCTTCCTCTcagcccagcacccagcccaCCTTTCCCTATAAACCTCCTCCAGGTCCTGGATACCCGCCGGCACAGGCTGGTGACCTGACACCGGGGTATCCCAGGCCTCCGACCGGAGGCTCATCTTCGGCAGCAGGCTACTCTTGGTCTCCGTCCCGAGGCCCGCCTCCTGCCCCATCCTTTCCTGGCTCACAGCCCCCCTCTACTCCCCCCCCGAGACCGGGGTACCCTCCGTACTTCCCTCCTGGGGCAGGGAGGCCTCAGTGCCCGTACCCAACCCAGTCCCCCCTGCCTAGTTTCCCGATCCCCCTGCAGCCTGCCTATCCCTCTGGTCCATCCCCTCCCTTTGCGTACCCCCCACTTCCAAACCCGCAGCGCCCTGCTTGGCCTGGCTACTAA
- the LOC106494944 gene encoding pepsin A-like, which yields MRPKCSGTSFSSITMNGQVIACPRGCQTVTDTATSLLAGPLHSTTVIHHSIGASEDSNGEYVVSCGAENCLPDIVFVISGIKFPVPAKAYIHQTHQGYCKSGFEGTIIPARYGELWNLSEVFLHQYYSVYDRANNQVGLAPVACTQ from the exons ATGAGACCAAAGTGTTCTGGGACTTCATTTTCTAGCATCACCATGAACGGCCAGGTCATCGCTTGCCCAAGGGGCTGCCAAACTGTGACTGACACTGCTACCTCTCTGCTGGCTGGGCCCCTCCATTCCACCACTGTCATCCATCACAGCATTGGTGCCAGTGAGGACTCCAATGGCGAG TATGTGGTCAGCTGCGGTGCTGAGAACTGCTTGCCTGACATTGTCTTTGTCATCAGTGGTATCAAGTTccctgtgcctgccaaggcttACATCCATCAG ACACACCAAGGCTATTGCAAGAGTGGTTTTGAAGGCACCATCATCCCTGCCCGGTATGGAGAACTCTGGAACCTCAGCGAAGTCTTCCTCCACCAATACTACAGTGTTTATGACAGAGCCAACAACCAAGTGGGCCTGGCCCCTGTGGCATGCACACAGTGA
- the LOC106494936 gene encoding LOW QUALITY PROTEIN: pepsin A-like (The sequence of the model RefSeq protein was modified relative to this genomic sequence to represent the inferred CDS: substituted 2 bases at 2 genomic stop codons) has translation MMKLLLLLGLVALSQYLVSKISLRKGKSLRKPLKEHGLLEYYLKHNPYNLASKYFPTLASTVSSEPLENYMDVTLFGTISVGTPAQEFTVLFDTGSTNLXVPSVYCSGEACNTSNHNRFNPADSSTFESTNESLSIQGTGSMTGFLGYDTVGAGSITVSNQIFELSQTEPGDFFYCTPSNGILGLAFPSIASSGATPVFDNMMSQGLVSXDLFSVYLSNNDESGSFVMFGGTDYSYTSGGLTWIPLSAEGYWQITMDSISTSEEILACASSCQAIIDTGTSLLAGPSNAIADIQYALGANSNGEISCDSISSMPDIIFNLNGNAFSVPTSSYILQKDGSCSLAFEGLNLPTDSGDLWILGNIFIHEYYVVFDGANNRVGLSPPSRACQRHAHLQPVSEGKLGWSWPSALIPSCDSHPTE, from the exons ATGATGAAGCTGCTCCTCCTTCTCGGCTTGGTGGCTCTATCCCAGTACCTTGTGTCCAA GATCTCTCTGAGGAAGGGCAAGTCCCTGCGGAAGCCCCTGAAGGAACATGGCTTGCTGGAATACTACCTGAAGCACAACCCTTACAACTTGGCCTCCAAGTACTTCCCCACTCTGGCTAGCACGGTCTCCTCTGAGCCCCTGGAGAACTACATGGATGTGA CACTttttggcaccatctccgtcggCACCCCGGCCCAGGAGTTCACTGTCCTCTTCGACACCGGCTCCACCAACCTGTGAGTGCCCTCGGTGTACTGCTCCGGTGAGGCCTGCAATACGT CCAACCACAACCGCTTCAACCCAGCAGACTCCTCCACCTTTGAGAGCACCAACGAGAGCCTCTCCATCCAGGGCACTGGCAGCATGACCGGCTTCCTTGGCTATGATACCGTTGGT GCTGGGAGCATCACAGTCAGCAACCAGATCTTTGAGTTGAGTCAGACTGAGCCTGGTGATTTCTTCTACTGCACCCCttccaatggcatcctgggcctGGCCTTCCCCAGTATTGCTTCCTCCGGAGCCACCCCTGTCTTCGACAACATGATGAGCCAAGGCCTGGTGTCCTAGGACCTCTTCTCTGTCTATCTGAGCAA CAACGACGAGAGCGGCAGCTTTGTCATGTTCGGTGGCACTGACTACTCTTACACCTCTGGAGGCCTCACCTGGATCCCTCTCTCTGCTGAAGGCTACTGGCAGATCACCATGGACAG CATCTCCACGAGCGAGGAGATCCTTGCCTGTGCATCCAGCTGCCAGGCCATCATCGACACTGGCACCTCTCTGCTGGCTGGCCCCAGCAATGCCATCGCTGACATCCAGTATGCCCTTGGCGCCAACTCCAACGGCGAG ATCAGCTGTGACAGCATCAGCAGCATGCCCGACATCATCTTCAACCTCAACGGCAACGCATTCTCTGTGCCCACCAGCAGCTACATCTTGCAG AAGGATGGGTCCTGCAGCCTTGCCTTCGAAGGCCTGAACCTCCCCACTGACTCCGGTGATCTCTGGATCCTTGGCAACATCTTCATCCATGAGTACTACGTGGTCTTTGACGGGGCCAACAACAGGGTAGGCCTGTCCCCTCCGTCTCGAGCGTGCCAGCGCCATGCACATCTGCAGCCCGTCTCAGAGGGAAAGCTGGGCTGGTCCTGGCCCAGCGCTCTCATCCCCTCCTGCGACAGTCATCCTACAGAATAA